The genomic stretch GAGGGCTTGCTGGGTGCTGGTCCACCTTTCTGTGTGGCCAACACATCCTCCCTGCACGAGTCAAGCCCGGCTTCCCCACCGGCAGAGCATGGAAACACACTCCGGCCACAGGCCCAACCAGGGGCTGGAGCCAGAAGCAGGTCAGCTGCAGGGCCTGCTGAGGCGGCCACCAGGCCTGCCTTCATGGGGTTCCTTCCCACCCCTTGGCTAAGGGCACCAAGAGCTGATCCAAAGTTGCAGGGACAGCActgggtgagggagggacagCAAGGCGGGGCTCCCAGTCTCCTGCTGCCTTGGCTTTGCTCTGCCACGGCAAGTGGCAGCAGGTCCTCCAGGCCTGGGCAGGTCTTCTCCCCACCCTTGTCAGATGGACAGGCTCAAGTGATTCCTTCAGGGCAGACCCTCTGGCTCTTCAGACATCTCAGCGCCTAAAGGACAGGAAACAACAAGAAAGCCCCTCTATCAATACAGGGGCTGATTCAACAGAGTGTCTAGAGTGCGTGGGCACAAGAGGGCCTCTTGATGGTGGGCTAATCGGTTGAAAAGTCAGCAATGATTTTGGAACTTATCATCCTGGGAtgcctttttctctttaattaaaaaaaaagagagaacagcaCTACTGAGTATTAGACTATCAGAGGGCAATAGGTACGGTAAAGCCTAAGTTTCTTTGGATGCAAATTAGGAAGAATCACCACAAGTTAACAGCTGACACTCGGTGATGGTGTCCCATGTGCCAGACGCTTGCTGTGTGATTTGACAGATGCATCCCTCGTTTCTTCTAGTCATTtctatgaggtagatactgtcatttgtacagattttttttcccccctaagttatctctactcccaatgtggagctaaaactcacgaccccgagatcgtactctctactgactgaaccagccaggcccTCATTAGTACACGTTTTACAGATAAGGCTGAAGAGGTCGGGAAACATGCCCAAGCTGACTCCGTCCCTGAGCGGAAGGCTGGGCTCTAATTCCAGCTATCTGCTGCCAGGGCCCACCAGCTCCAAAACCCCCCACCCACCAGCATCCCTCCGAGGACAATGCTGGGATCTACTCATATCTCCACCTCTGACTTGATACAATTCTCATTTatgatgtatatatttacatttatactaCAGATCATTTGTATCATTTGTTACATGtccacatatacatttttaacaggAAAGTAATGGGATTATTTTTGGTTAAGCGTTCcattaaaatggcattaaaaCTTTAAACTGAAATATGAAATGGAGAGGTGAGAAATATGTTGAAATCACTGAGCCCTAAACTGCTGCTCCCTGACGCAGGCTCAAGGGTGCTGTGTGGGGTTAGGAAGCAAGCCCCCACAAGGGGAGAGGCTCCAGTGCTCTCTCTTTACTTATTAGTTCTTTTGCACCAAGTGGCTACAAAGTCTAAATGCACTGAGGAGAAACTGTTTTCACCCAGAAACTGCCTGCATCCCAGGGTGGGggctgccttccctcctcccagctgGGCAGCCCTGTGTCTCCTGGCCCTGCGAGGCCCTGCGAGGCCCTCGAGGCGTGGGGCTCTCTTCTAGGGGGGTATGCTCCCCGAGGGGCTCACTCACTtgtggtgggcggggccgcaggaGCCCAGGAGGTGGCAGCCTGCCTGCTCCAGGTTCCAGTCACACATCTCCAGCACCTTGTGGCACTCGCTTCGCGGCCGCAGACCCAACCCAAAGAGCTGCTCCACCTGAGGAGCAGAGGGTGGTGCCATGGGACACACTGGGGCTGAAGGGCACCGgccagggtaggggcagaggagagccagaggcaggatggtagggaggggcaaaaggagggGAGAGCGGCAGAACCAGTCTTCAGGGTCCCTGAAAGCCAGAGTGGGCAGGAGGTGGTGGTACCTTCAGATACTGGGCAGCCCTCTGCACGCTCCAGCTGTGACTCTGCAGGGCCGCCTGGCACTCCTCTGTGGTCACCCCATGCACCATGGCCTGCAGCTGGgcacacccacccacctacccatcaGCACCACTTGGGCCCATTCCTCCCGGGCCCTTGGGCCCCCGCCCCTCCAACCAGCAGCCAGGCCCGGTACTCACCATCTGGATCTTGTCTGTTGGTCGTCCAGCCTCTGGCCCGTCCCCAGGGCAGCCCCTCTGTGGCAGCCGTGCAGTGGCCCTCAGGGCTGGTGGCCGGACCCCCGGGTTACTGTTGTTGGTGGAGAAGTTGGCCTTGGGGTCTGGGGCAGCCTGGGGCATTGGTCGAACAGTGGCAGTGGGGGCGGCAGgggctggggtgctgggtgggggcagCAGCAGGGGCACAGGCAAGGGGGCCGGCTCTTCAGGGCTTTGGGCCTCACGCAGGAAGCGCTGGTAGCGTTCCAGGTAGGGTGGGCGCTCAGGCAGCAGGTAATAGTGGGTGTTGCTGACCTTCTTGCCATCACGGACGATGGGTAGGATGCAGGGACCAGCCCGTGGGCCGGGTGCCTGGATCACTTGTGGTGTAGCATATTTGGGGTCTGAGGCAAAGCTCTGGGTGGTGGGCATGGTCTTCCCAGGTGAGCTTGAGAGCCGGGGCGGCAGCGGGGAGCTTCCAGGTGGTACCAGGGGGCTAGGGGTCCTCGAGCCTTGAGGGGACAGGGGCTCCCGGGGAGGCAcccggggaggggaggcaggtccAGGCCACCGCCCTATCTCCTCCTCACCTGAGGGGGCTGGTGACAGCTCACCGCGTGGGCGAGTGGGCCTCGGGGGGATGGGCACccgggggggcacctggggcttGTCCTCACCCGCTGGGGCTGGGCCAGGTGAAGGGACCAGGGAGCCAGCCGGGACCCGCAGCTGCCGCATGCACTCCTGCTGCAGCGCCTGGAAGATCTGTGCGGTCTGGGCCGAGCTGGGCGGCTTGCTCCCACCCTGGGGTGGGAGGAACAGATTGTCctccaggggagggaggagctgcGCCTGCTCAGGCACAAAGGCATAATTGGTTTCACCCTGGCTGGGCCCAGCACAGACCCCTGCAGCAACCAGGGTGCTGTTGATGGAGCAGACTTCAAAGTCGTCCTCATCCTGGGCCACATCGTCATAGGCAGGAGGCGGGGGCAGCGGGCGGGCATCCCAGTCCACCACAGGTGTGGGATGCAGGGGCCGGGGCAGTGCCCGAGTGGGGCTCTGCGGTGGAGTCTTGTCCAGCAAGGAGCAGGCATCCATGGCCAGCTGTGCCAGTGAGGGTGCGCAGGGCCGGGGGGCGGGGATGACGGGCTCCTCGCCGAAGTCAATGAGTGTGACCTCGCTCCCGCCGCCACGCCCTGCCTTGGTGCCCGGCACCCGAGCTGAGGGCTTCGCCAGCCACAGCCCACGGGTCAGGCCTGGTTTCCGGAGGCCCAGCCTCTTGAAGTCGCTGGACAGAGGGTCCTGGTCCTCACTCACTGGGTCGTAGGTTGGCTCTAGGATAGAGAGGGAGATCCTAACGAGAAGGCAGTGTCAGGGGGACGGGAAGAAAGACAAGTGTCTTCCACCAACTCCCCACTCCTAATGCCCCCAGAGGTTAGCCCTCAGCTGCCAAAATTCTCAAGGCACACCAACCCTATTCACACGGGAGGACAGGACCTGTTCTGGACGCCATGAGCTCTCCACACAGGCTAATGAGCCCCTGCCTCCATCTCAGCTAGAGCAAGCAACACCCCACACCTGCCTAATACCCCAACACACGAGACCCCAGGTATCCCGGGCTCCTGGGCCTTGTTGGTAATCCCTTGTCCCCACTCCGTTATGGCACACAGCACACCACTAGTGCAGGCAGCGGGCTATGGGCAATCCTCCACCATTAAGGGCAACAGGAGCTGTCCTTGGAAGAGCACAGAGCTCCTGACTAGCCACCACGAAAGCCCAGACACAGCCTCTGCAGGCCCCAAAGGGAGTGAAGCAGGGCCAGGTGACGGTGGAGAGGGGGGGACCAGGACCACACAATTGCTCCAGGAGCCCAGGTGTTTGCAAggcgggggagaggcaggcatGCTGGGCCAGGTCAGCGGCACGAGCTCACAGCACacatcccacctcccctcccgCCCGGCCAGCCCACCAGGGCTCTGTACCTttcagaaggagaggaggaatgagaggagagagggggcaggggcaggggccaaGGCATCGAGAGCAGCCCCACTTACTCTGAGCGAAGATGGCAGGCTGAGGTGGGCGAGGTGGAGGCTCCCCTGCAAGAAAGGCCATGCGGAGAGTAGAGGGGACAGAGCGGGAGAGACAGAGGAcggggggaagggaagacagcCAGACAAGAGGGCAGagtgtggagagagacagagagagggcagtgAATAGGAGTGAGTGGACATACACACCCAAGAGCAATGGGAAGCAATGGGGTGGCAGGATGGGGAAAAACGGGTTCCGGAACAACAGGCACAGGATCCGGGAGATGGATGAGGCTCCTGGCCAACATGAAGCCTGTGGGGTGGTTTTGGCTTGGGAGAGGACAGCAGGATTGGGGGGGGGTGAGGAAAGCCAGGATCTGAGCACggcgggaaggagggaggagggaagctgaGGTGGGCAGGCCAACACAGGACGGCCGAGGATGCCCACCTCGGCGGATACAGCTGCTTCTCATCTTCCACCCCACACCCAGCCGGAGCCGGGTCACAGCTGTCCCCCGGCAGCCCTGGCCCAACTGTCCCAGAGCCAGAACAGCCAGCTCGGAGTGCCTGCACAAGACAGTGCCTTTTCCTGGGCAGCTGATGAACTagggggcactggggagccaggCTCTTACTTTTCGCCCTTCCTAGATGTTGGGTGGGTCGGGAGGTGCTCAGTTCCACGCTCAGCAGGTCAGGAGGGTCCATGGGGTTTCCCAGGTACAGTCTGTGGGGAGAGAACCGGGTCagagggtggggcctgggggaAGGGTGTGGAGTGGTGACAGTCGTGGGGAACCTCAGGAGGAGATGCCCGGGGTCAGGCAGAGAACAAAACCCTGAGTGCATGTAGGGGACCATCTTGTCCAAGCCCCGCACAGACTTGGGTCTGGAGCACAGGACGTGCAATTCCCCGAAGACAGTACTCAGGGAGGGTGTTatggagagagggcagagacagaactGACTGCAGGGTGAAAGGCTTGGACTGAAGGGGCTCCAACAATACCCTACAAAGGCAGAGCTGGCCCTCCATGACCGCCATGGTACCCCAATGTCTAGCAGCCACCTGCTGGCACACTCTCCTGTCCTGCCGGGCCCGCTCCCCTGTCGGGGTGCGTAGGAGGCACCCTTCTGCCCCGCtgccaggtgggagaggggctgggccaCTTACCCTGCTCCCGATTCACCCTCTCAAACCCTGTGCTGACTGTCAGGCCTTGGGACTTAGTCACTGAGCTGATGAAAGCCTGGAGGAATGGGGCTGGGCTGGCCGCAGCACgccaggagcagggcagagggtgcCGGGCCACCTTCTGGAGGGCGTCTACACACCTCGCCCCAATTCCCACAGGCCCGTGCTGGCTCACGCCAGCTGCTCTCCCAGGGCTTCAGGTTCTGGTGTGTGGGGGCAAGAGGGCAGGCCTGCTTCACTGTGCCTCTCAGGGCAGAACCGAATGTCAGGAGAAGTCAGGAGAAAGGGCTGCCTCGAAGCCTCCTGGGGCCAGCAGAGAGGCATGAAGCCTGGGCTGAGGAGCTGCCAGGTGGCTCGCTGGGGTAGGGCACCCAGGAAGTGACTAATtcttctcctctgtgtcctccGCAGAGGACAGGTCCCCAGTGACCTCATCCTTTCACTTAAAGGAGACTGAACCCCCTGCCAGGTAGAGAGTGAGCAcgcaggggcggggggtgttgCCTAACCTTCCTCCTGGGCTTTCCCCACAGGGAGCTCTTTCTCTGGGCCCCCAGCTCACCCCCTGGCACCTGTGCACACCCCAGGGCTTGACCCAGCAGGCTCCATCTCCCAGACTCTACACAAACACTAGGAGGCATGACAGAAACCCTCCTGCTGAACTCATTCCAGAGGCTGTTCTCAAGTCCATGTTCCTAAGGTCGGTGTTCTGGGGGGGTTCCACCAAACAGAAGTGTGCCTCCATCCTCTGAAGCTCCTAACCTCAGTTCTGCCTACAGGGAACAGCTTTCGGGCAATAAGAGACCCTCTGCCCTATTGTTGTGACAAGGACCTTGGCAGTGAGAGCCTGCATACCCAGGGAGGAGCTGCTGACTCTGGAGCCACaggtgacccccacccccacaaatgCACTCACTCATCAATCTTGTCGGGGAAGCCCCAGCAGTGGCGGGGGTCACTGTCGCCATGTCCCGTGTGAATGAAGCTATTCTGCAGGGGTTGGCTGATGTCCTGGGCTGAAAGGCCAGCCACGGAGGTCACCACGTTGCGAGGAAAGGGTCCCACACACAGTGTCCGGGTGTTCTGTCCACGCCACCAGTAATTCTCAGCCCTGCTCAACAGAGATGACATGGTGAACACCAGGGTGTGTGAGGTGGCCCCAGGGAGTGGGACCCTTTTCATTCCAAGCTCTCTCCAGCCAGAATATATCTGACTATCTTGGCAGGAGGGGACCCAAGGGCTATGGCTCTGAGACCAGGCTGGTCTGTCATCAGCCTGCCTGCCCCACGACCTGTCACTCTCCCAGTACAGGGCCTGTCTGTTTATACACTCCTTACCCTAAGACACTTAGGTGGGTCAGACAACCTTTTCCGACAGTTTACAAATAAGCAGATAGGTTACAAATAAGTGACAGGACTTGCCTACACTTCCCAGACAGATCATAGCAGACTCAGGATTCAAATTTGGCTGTTCGTCTGCAGCTACCAACCTTCCTATAAATCTgccttgcctccctcctccccggcAAGGCCTGTACCCCTACCCTCTGGCCACCTGACCTTGCTATTCAGCCCAGTTCCCGGGCATCCTGAGCTGCAGTGGCCAAGGGAACACCATGGCCTTAGCACTGGGCTTGGAGCCAAGCCCCCCAGCCACACTCTGTCTCCTGCATGCAGCCCCTTGTGAATTTGGAAGCACTGCAAGCAACCCATGCCTTCCCATCACCAGTTTTTGTATCTCCAGTGTCTTCCACCACCTCTAGGCAGGGCTGTGGGACCTGTGCCCTTAACCCCGGTCATCTCCTGGGGAGTTCTACTCTTGTCTTAAATAAGGGGTCTATAAGGGGACCCAGCCTCCCAGTGCGGCTGGACTGTGGGACCACCCCCTCCGCACTCTGATCTCAGACACAGAACCTCTACTGACGTAGCCTAAGcctgagcctggggtgggggttggggtagGATGGTGCCCTCCTGGACACTTCAAGTGGCAGGATGCAGCTCCTTTGTCTGACACTAGGATCGCTCACACCAGATGACATGGGCAGAATCTGAGCTAAGGCAGAGGTAGTGCAGCCTCATGCTGCTGTGgtggacacatgcacacacccagtCAACCCCCACCTGGGCAGCCAGGAGCATCAAGGTCTCCTCCAAACTGGAGCCAGACCACAGGGACCAAGGGTGGATGGAGGCTGAGCTCCTGGACCCTCCTCCATGAGGTGACACGGCCCGTTGGGGCAGCACGACCTCAATCAGCCTGCTCTGGAGATCACAAGTCAAACCCCATGAGCACAGCAGTGCTTGGGAAGCCAAGAGGTGGGGCGGCAGAGGGCTGGGAGCCCAGCCTCCCCATAAACAGGGCCACTGACCAGCCTACCACCAGACACAGCAGCCCTGTGATTACACCCTGCCCTagggtgggaagggcaggaaaggaagcaagaaggGAGGACAACACCCAGGAAGGGACAAAGCCCATTGGAAAACAGCAGGGCTGTTCCGAGAAGAGAACGTCCCCTAGCACCCCAGTCCCGGGGACTGGCTGAGGTCGAGAGCCTCCCATGAAGCAGGGTGAAGAGGGATGCCTGACACCAGGGGACCCCCTgctgctctctgcccccccccacccctgcacccaaCGGCTCCCTGGGTTCTGCGTACCCCTTAACAGACCTTCTAAACACCAACCCCAGGCTGGACATTGGACTCTGCTCCCCACACCTCTTCAGAGGTGCTCATTAACCTGGGTGAGAGAGGTAACCGAGGCAGAGAGATAGTTCAAAGTAGAACAGAAGCATGTCCAAGACCAGTTCCACCCTGTGACCCTATCTTCCCTGTGTCGACCCTGAGCAAGGCCAGACTGGCAGGtcactccctccacccccttcctttTGCCAGCACAGCCGAACACACAGGGGCTCCTTTGGACCCACTTCTGAGAGTGAGAGATGCCAACCCACCTCCCTTTATTATAGGTATGGCTGAGGCAAGAGCCTCCAGGACTGCTGGGAGTCCCGACATCACTTCCCAAAAGATCTGTGCTACtaggggaggggagctggaggGCAGGGCAAGTGTTAAGACAGACACCCTCAGAAGCAGCATCCTCTCGACAAGGCTCAAATGTAAGTCTTGAGATGGCCAATGCTATATCGTGCTGCCTACCTGTGCCCCTCTGAGAATCAGTAGGGCCGAAGTACCAGCAGCTCAGAGAGGACTGaggccaccctccccaccctcctgcaTTGGCCACACCCGCTCCCCCTCCTTGAACAGGCCAGGGTCTCCATAGCAATGGGAGGGCTAGGCCTACCATGGGCAGACACTGCAGTGAGGACAGAAGTCCTTGGGGGAACAGGAGAAGGGGCCAGCACCTCCAGCACGAACTCTCTATTTCCTGCTACCTGTCAGTATCCTGGGACAAGTACAAAGTGGAGTGGCACCTGGGAAgccaaggcctgagctgagaacATGCCGCAGGCTGCCCCTGCTCTATTTGGGACCAGCTTCTGGAAATCTCAGACCTCTGTCCCACTCCTGGCCTAAAGTAGTTCAGAAATGGCTGATAAATGTTGCTTGAATATTCTGCTCAAAACCCCACCCCACTCACTTCTCTCTGAGAGACCCAGGCAGCCCCTGGTTTTGAGAGACAACCTAGGCCCTTGCATCCCCCTCCCCTACCTACCACTGGGAGCAGAGGATCCAGGGACCAGGCCAGACCAGGCCAAGGCCCAGAAGACGGACTTCAaaacctctgtctcccttctttaGATCTATAAAAATGGAACATGAAACAGCTGCCAGCCATCCTAATTTCCAAGTAAGAACCCATGGAAAAGACCCAAATCATCATTTGTCCTTCCATCTAGACAGCACCTCACAGGCTCAGCAAAACATCTAGGTGTCCTGTCTCTGCCCACCGCCCGCTACCCCGAGAAACACTGAGCCTACGGAACCAATCAGAGCCAGGGACAAGGGGGCTCTCAGACTCCACTTGGAAACAAACACTGGCACAGCTTCCGCAAGAGGAGTCCAAGGCTGACAGATGAGCAGAAACAGAGCAGAGAGCCAGGctaagaggagacacagaaacagagaccCACACGTACAAGCCCAGACCCAAAAAGACACACACGAACAGAGAGCCCCTCCACTAGGAGACATGGAGACAGAGTCAGCCAAACAAACATAGAGACATCTGGGCACTGAAAGACAAGGGGGCAGAGTTAAAGCTCTGGTACCATCCGCATACAGGCCTACTCCCAAAGCCTCACCAGCTGTTGTGGcctcctgcccctcacctcccacctcctGAGCAGCTCCAGGAACCAAGAGCAGGCGCTGTGGTCCAAGTCGGCCATGGCCCTGGAGGAGGAGCCCAGCAAGCCCACACTGGCAGGCAGCTGCGGAGCCAGCAGCCCAGGCCAACCGGAGGCTGTGAcgcaagggcagggcagggcacgACCACAGTGCCTCCCAAGAGGAGCGGCTCCCCTGGGGCCCCACCTGTTGCCCGCCTAGCTCTGGTGGTAACCCAGGGTGCCAGCTCCAGAGACACACACCCCAGGAACACAAGAAGCAACTGAGTCACCCGCTGGGGACCACTGGGTCCCCACTGAGAGCAAGGGATGGGGGAGGTAAAAACCTGAGGGCTACGATGCACAAGATGGGTCAGGTTCAAGGTCCTCCTGCTCTTGGAGGTAGGAATGGATATAGGTCCAGACTTCTGAATTAACACCCTGCCATGCCCCTCTAGACAGGCCCTCACCCTAATCTTCCTATTTCCGGAATGCTCCCCAGTCCCTTGTCTGGCTCCTCAGccccaaacccacagactgtcttccttcctgtcccctgAGCCTCTCTCAGTCTGAAAGCTTTCTGCTTTCGTTTACCACCACTAACTCCCCAAACTTCACCCCCACAACTTGTTGGTTTGTCATTCATATTCTCAGACTGGGCCCAAAGGCTAGGCAAGCCCTGGCCTGGGGAAGAGgtgctggggccacagtgagGGTAGGTCATGTTCCTCCACAACCAGCTTGGGCTCCAGGGCCTACTCTATCACTCTGACCAAACGCAGAAGCTCTCCCCTCTCACCAACACCAACATGAGGCACAGACTGAATGAACTAAAGGCCCCAGACCCCCAGACCTGAAGCCCAGGTAGAAAGGGCTCTGTAGGAAGCGAACCCTGTCCTCATCCCTGCCTGGCTCTGAGTCAGAGGAGCTGGGAGCACAGGGGATTTCCTCTGCCTTGCTCCTCTTCCTGGTCCTCCATGCTCACCCCCTACCCCAAAGGCACCTCGACCCCGCCCTGCCCCAACCAGTTCCTCGGCAGCCCTGGGGATCAGATAACAGAGGGTGGGGTGAGTGGTGGGTAGGGCCTCCTTAGCAGAAGGGCTTGAATGGGGGCTACAGGTAGGAGACATGACTCAGGAGATGCTGCCTGGAGGCAGAGACGTGTGTCCCAGGTGTCTGGGCAGGGGCAGGTAAGGAATGGGGACTGGGGACAAAGGAGCCCAGGTGGGCAGCCCAGCAGAAAATGGAGGGGAGTCCCAGGAGGCGACAGTGGGGCTCAGTGGGAGGGCAGAGGCTGCCAGGAAGAGGGTGGGGCTGCTTTGGGGTTCTGACAGGTCTAGAGTCCCTGtcctgggaggaggtgggaagggaagaaagagaggatgaGAGGAATGTTCAGGAGTTCCAGAGTCCCTAGTTGTGGCCCCAGGGCCAAGGCTGAGCCACTTCCTTCGCCTCACCATATCGGCAGTTTGGCTCTGACCCACACAGCAAGGGCTGGAGCCGAGTGGGAAAAGGGTGAAAGGGTGGTGCTAGGCAGGGAAAATCCCTCTTAGCAGCAGCATCTGGTACTTAACCCCAGGCACTCAAGACTGGACCCGGGCCTGTCCTCCCCTTACTGCACAGCTCAGGCTCCCCACAGCCTGTATTGCCATGGGAACCTTGGAGGCAGAAGAGCTCTCAGCCAGCAGGCCCCTCCACCCTGCACCCTTCAAGGCAGCGTAGGCGCAGCCTCACGCTCCCTACCT from Panthera uncia isolate 11264 chromosome C2, Puncia_PCG_1.0, whole genome shotgun sequence encodes the following:
- the TNK2 gene encoding activated CDC42 kinase 1 isoform X5, coding for MQPEEGTGWLLELLSEVQLQQYFLRLRDDLNVTRLSHFEYVKNEDLEKIGMGRPGQRRLWEAVKRRKAMCKRKSWMSKVFSGKRLEAEFPPHHSQSTFRKTSPTPGGPAGEGPLQSLTCLIGEKDLHLFEKLGDGSFGVVRRGEWDAPSGKTVSVAVKCLKPDVLSQPEAMDDFIREVNAMHSLDHRNLIRLYGVVLTPPMKMVTELAPLGSLLDRLRKHQGHFLLGTLSRYAVQVAEGMGYLESKRFIHRDLAARNLLLATRDLVKIGDFGLMRALPQNDDHYVMQEHRKVPFAWCAPESLKTRTFSHASDTWMFGVTLWEMFTYGQEPWIGLNGSQILHKIDKEGERLPRPEDCPQDIYNVMVQCWAHKPEDRPTFVALRDFLLEAQPTDMRALQDFEEPDKLHIQMNDVITVIEGRAENYWWRGQNTRTLCVGPFPRNVVTSVAGLSAQDISQPLQNSFIHTGHGDSDPRHCWGFPDKIDELYLGNPMDPPDLLSVELSTSRPTQHLGRAKREPPPRPPQPAIFAQKPTYDPVSEDQDPLSSDFKRLGLRKPGLTRGLWLAKPSARVPGTKAGRGGGSEVTLIDFGEEPVIPAPRPCAPSLAQLAMDACSLLDKTPPQSPTRALPRPLHPTPVVDWDARPLPPPPAYDDVAQDEDDFEVCSINSTLVAAGVCAGPSQGETNYAFVPEQAQLLPPLEDNLFLPPQGGSKPPSSAQTAQIFQALQQECMRQLRVPAGSLVPSPGPAPAGEDKPQVPPRVPIPPRPTRPRGELSPAPSGEEEIGRWPGPASPPRVPPREPLSPQGSRTPSPLVPPGSSPLPPRLSSSPGKTMPTTQSFASDPKYATPQVIQAPGPRAGPCILPIVRDGKKVSNTHYYLLPERPPYLERYQRFLREAQSPEEPAPLPVPLLLPPPSTPAPAAPTATVRPMPQAAPDPKANFSTNNSNPGVRPPALRATARLPQRGCPGDGPEAGRPTDKIQMVEQLFGLGLRPRSECHKVLEMCDWNLEQAGCHLLGSCGPAHHK
- the TNK2 gene encoding activated CDC42 kinase 1 isoform X4, giving the protein MQPEEGTGWLLELLSEVQLQQYFLRLRDDLNVTRLSHFEYVKNEDLEKIGMGRPGQRRLWEAVKRRKAMCKRKSWMSKVFSGKRLEAEFPPHHSQSTFRKTSPTPGGPAGEGPLQSLTCLIGEKDLHLFEKLGDGSFGVVRRGEWDAPSGKTVSVAVKCLKPDVLSQPEAMDDFIREVNAMHSLDHRNLIRLYGVVLTPPMKMVTELAPLGSLLDRLRKHQGHFLLGTLSRYAVQVAEGMGYLESKRFIHRDLAARNLLLATRDLVKIGDFGLMRALPQNDDHYVMQEHRKVPFAWCAPESLKTRTFSHASDTWMFGVTLWEMFTYGQEPWIGLNGSQILHKIDKEGERLPRPEDCPQDIYNVMVQCWAHKPEDRPTFVALRDFLLEAQPTDMRALQDFEEPDKLHIQMNDVITVIEGRAENYWWRGQNTRTLCVGPFPRNVVTSVAGLSAQDISQPLQNSFIHTGHGDSDPRHCWGFPDKIDELYLGNPMDPPDLLSVELSTSRPTQHLGRAKREPPPRPPQPAIFAQKPTYDPVSEDQDPLSSDFKRLGLRKPGLTRGLWLAKPSARVPGTKAGRGGGSEVTLIDFGEEPVIPAPRPCAPSLAQLAMDACSLLDKTPPQSPTRALPRPLHPTPVVDWDARPLPPPPAYDDVAQDEDDFEVCSINSTLVAAGVCAGPSQGETNYAFVPEQAQLLPPLEDNLFLPPQGGSKPPSSAQTAQIFQALQQECMRQLRVPAGSLVPSPGPAPAGEDKPQVPPRVPIPPRPTRPRGELSPAPSGEEEIGRWPGPASPPRVPPREPLSPQGSRTPSPLVPPGSSPLPPRLSSSPGKTMPTTQSFASDPKYATPQVIQAPGPRAGPCILPIVRDGKKVSNTHYYLLPERPPYLERYQRFLREAQSPEEPAPLPVPLLLPPPSTPAPAAPTATVRPMPQAAPDPKANFSTNNSNPGVRPPALRATARLPQRGCPGDGPEAGRPTDKIQMVEQLFGLGLRPRSECHKVLEMCDWNLEQAGCHLLGSCGPAHHKR
- the TNK2 gene encoding activated CDC42 kinase 1 isoform X7 is translated as MQPEEGTGWLLELLSEVQLQQYFLRLRDDLNVTRLSHFEYVKNEDLEKIGMGRPGQRRLWEAVKRRKAMCKRKSWMSKVFSGKRLEAEFPPHHSQSTFRKTSPTPGGPAGEGPLQSLTCLIGEKDLHLFEKLGDGSFGVVRRGEWDAPSGKTVSVAVKCLKPDVLSQPEAMDDFIREVNAMHSLDHRNLIRLYGVVLTPPMKMVTELAPLGSLLDRLRKHQGHFLLGTLSRYAVQVAEGMGYLESKRFIHRDLAARNLLLATRDLVKIGDFGLMRALPQNDDHYVMQEHRKVPFAWCAPESLKTRTFSHASDTWMFGVTLWEMFTYGQEPWIGLNGSQILHKIDKEGERLPRPEDCPQDIYNVMVQCWAHKPEDRPTFVALRDFLLEAQPTDMRALQDFEEPDKLHIQMNDVITVIEGRAENYWWRGQNTRTLCVGPFPRNVVTSVAGLSAQDISQPLQNSFIHTGHGDSDPRHCWGFPDKIDELYLGNPMDPPDLLSVELSTSRPTQHLGRAKREPPPRPPQPAIFAQKPTYDPVSEDQDPLSSDFKRLGLRKPGLTRGLWLAKPSARVPGTKAGRGGGSEVTLIDFGEEPVIPAPRPCAPSLAQLAMDACSLLDKTPPQSPTRALPRPLHPTPVVDWDARPLPPPPAYDDVAQDEDDFEVCSINSTLVAAGVCAGPSQGETNYAFVPEQAQLLPPLEDNLFLPPQGGSKPPSSAQTAQIFQALQQECMRQLRVPAGSLVPSPGPAPAGEDKPQVPPRVPIPPRPTRPRGELSPAPSGEEEIGRWPGPASPPRVPPREPLSPQGSRTPSPLVPPGSSPLPPRLSSSPGKTMPTTQSFASDPKYATPQVIQAPGPRAGPCILPIVRDGKKVSNTHYYLLPERPPYLERYQRFLREAQSPEEPAPLPVPLLLPPPSTPAPAAPTATVRPMPQAAPDPKANFSTNNSNPGVRPPALRATARLPQRGCPGDGPEAGRPTDKIQMLQAMVHGVTTEECQAALQSHSWSVQRAAQYLKVEQLFGLGLRPRSECHKVLEMCDWNLEQAGCHLLGSCGPAHHKR
- the TNK2 gene encoding activated CDC42 kinase 1 isoform X2, translating into MQPEEGTGWLLELLSEVQLQQYFLRLRDDLNVTRLSHFEYVKNEDLEKIGMGRPGQRRLWEAVKRRKAMCKRKSWMSKVFSGKRLEAEFPPHHSQSTFRKTSPTPGGPAGEGPLQSLTCLIGEKDLHLFEKLGDGSFGVVRRGEWDAPSGKTVSVAVKCLKPDVLSQPEAMDDFIREVNAMHSLDHRNLIRLYGVVLTPPMKMVTELAPLGSLLDRLRKHQGHFLLGTLSRYAVQVAEGMGYLESKRFIHRDLAARNLLLATRDLVKIGDFGLMRALPQNDDHYVMQEHRKVPFAWCAPESLKTRTFSHASDTWMFGVTLWEMFTYGQEPWIGLNGSQILHKIDKEGERLPRPEDCPQDIYNVMVQCWAHKPEDRPTFVALRDFLLEAQPTDMRALQDFEEPDKLHIQMNDVITVIEGRAENYWWRGQNTRTLCVGPFPRNVVTSVAGLSAQDISQPLQNSFIHTGHGDSDPRHCWGFPDKIDELYLGNPMDPPDLLSVELSTSRPTQHLGRAKKPTYDPVSEDQDPLSSDFKRLGLRKPGLTRGLWLAKPSARVPGTKAGRGGGSEVTLIDFGEEPVIPAPRPCAPSLAQLAMDACSLLDKTPPQSPTRALPRPLHPTPVVDWDARPLPPPPAYDDVAQDEDDFEVCSINSTLVAAGVCAGPSQGETNYAFVPEQAQLLPPLEDNLFLPPQGGSKPPSSAQTAQIFQALQQECMRQLRVPAGSLVPSPGPAPAGEDKPQVPPRVPIPPRPTRPRGELSPAPSGEEEIGRWPGPASPPRVPPREPLSPQGSRTPSPLVPPGSSPLPPRLSSSPGKTMPTTQSFASDPKYATPQVIQAPGPRAGPCILPIVRDGKKVSNTHYYLLPERPPYLERYQRFLREAQSPEEPAPLPVPLLLPPPSTPAPAAPTATVRPMPQAAPDPKANFSTNNSNPGVRPPALRATARLPQRGCPGDGPEAGRPTDKIQMLQAMVHGVTTEECQAALQSHSWSVQRAAQYLKVEQLFGLGLRPRSECHKVLEMCDWNLEQAGCHLLGSCGPAHHKR